In the genome of Lynx canadensis isolate LIC74 chromosome X, mLynCan4.pri.v2, whole genome shotgun sequence, one region contains:
- the PLXNB3 gene encoding plexin-B3 isoform X1 — protein sequence MPPTAALCPSPPPWAGQTEEMGLPRRHAARETPLSLLFEAVPVMAPRPPLGPHLLLVLLLCLPPPPLAEARHFSAPNTTFNHLALAPGRGTLYVGAVNRLFQLSPELQLEAVAVTGPVFDSPDCVPFRDPADCPQARLTDNANQLLLVSGRAGELVACGQVRQGVCEKRRLDDVAQVLYQAEDPGDGQFVAANAPGVATVGLVVPTPGRDLLLVARGLAGKLSGGVPPLTVRQLAGPQPFSSEGLGRLVVGDFSDYNNSYVGAFANARSAYFVFRRRGARAQAEYRSYVARLCLGDANLYSYVEVPLTCQGQGLIQAAFLAPTTLLGAFAAGPSGAQAALCAFPLAELDGSMDRARRLCYTAGGRGPSGTEEASVEYGVTSRCVALPPDSPESYPCGDEHTPSPIAGRQPLEARPLLQLRQPISAVTGLQADGHTIAVLGDTQGQLHKVFVNGSRGQVYHSQQVGLLGSAISPDLLVDGRGSHLYVLTAQRVDRVPVAACPQFPDCASCLQARDPLCGWCVLQGRCTRKGQCDRAAQANQWLWSYEDSHCPHVQTLLPAHRPRQEQGVVTLSVPRLPTLAMDEYFHCAFGDYDSLAHVEGPHVACITPPQDQLPLNPPGTDHVTLPLALMFEDVAVAATNFSFYDCSAVQALEAAAPCRACVGSLWRCHWCPRSSRCVYGEHCPEGEVTVYSAQETDVQVRGPGACPRVEGPAGPLLVPVGWESRLALRVRNLQHFGSLPASYHCWLELPGELRRLPASLEETAGDAGLIYCQAQQFYPSTAQQELPVPIYITRGKGQRLDNAHALHVTLYDCAVGHPDCSRCQAANGSLGCLWCSHGQPACRYGPLCPPGAVEPLCPTPSIDAIEPLTGPPEGGLALTIRGSNLGRDFAEVRDAVNVAGRPCSPEPSLYRTSARIVCVTSPAPNGTTGPVQVAIKNRPPGVSTQHFTYQDPVLLSLSPQWGPQAGGTQLTIHGQHLQTGGNVSVFVGGQPCPIREPVCPEAIVCHTTSQASPGDAVVRVVFGHAQRTLPTSPFHYTANPQLVAAEPSVSFRGGGRLIRARGTGLDAVRQPLLSVWLEAPAEMQVAGARPPASTPTRSCGAPAAAPQACIQLEGGLLQCSTVCSVNSSSLLLCQSPAVPDGAHPQRVFFTLDNVHVDFASASGGQDFLYQPNPRLAPLSREEPSRPYRLKPGNVLDVEGQGLNLGISKEEVRVHIGDGECLVKTLTLTHLYCEPPSRAPQPANGSSSLPQFVVQMGNVRLALGPVQYETEPPLSAFPVEAQVGLGMGAAVLIAAVLLLTLMYRHKSKQALRDYQKVLVQLENLETGVGDQCRKEFTDLMTEMTDLSSDLEASGIPFLDYHTYAERVFFPGRGGCPPQPAPEGPGEEGRRAPVRQGLTQLSNLLNSKLFLLTLIHTLEEQPGFSQRDRCHVASLLSLALHGKLEYLTDIMRTLLSDLAAHYVHKNPKLMLRRTETMVEKLLTNWLSICLYAFLKEVAGEPLYMLLRAIQYQVDKGPVDAVTGKAKRTLNDSRLLREDVDFRPLTLMVLVGPRAGGAAGSGAAQRVPARVLDTDTITQVKEKVLDQVYKGTPFSQRPSVHALDLGLGDRLQANRPPHVPPEWRSGLAGHLTLSDEDLTSVTQNHWKRLNTLQHYKVPDGATVRLIPQLHKGGAVSQSLAQSCPLGENTPMLEDGEEGGVHLWHLVKATEEPEGAKARRGSLRERERERARAKAIPEIYLTRLLSMKGTLQKFVDDTFQAILSVNRPVPIAVKYLFDFLDELAEKHGIEDPETLHIWKTNSLLLRFWVNALKNPQLIFDVRVSDNVDAILAVIAQTFIDSCTISEHKVGRAHPYPEQDSPVNKLLYAREIPRYKQMVERYYSDIRQSSPASYQEMNSALAELSGNYTSAPHCLEALQELYNHIHRYYDQIIGALEEDPVGQKMQLACRLQQVAALVENKVTDL from the exons GTACCTGTGATGGCTCCCCGGCCTCCCCTCGGGCCCCACCTCCTGCTCGTGCTGCTGCTGTGCCTGCCGCCGCCGCCCCTGGCCGAGGCCCGTCACTTCTCCGCCCCCAACACCACCTTCAACCACTTGGCCCTGGCCCCTGGCCGCGGCACCCTCTACGTGGGCGCCGTGAACCGCCTCTTCCAGCTCAGCCCCGAGCTGCAGCTGGAGGCCGTGGCTGTCACCGGCCCTGTGTTCGACAGTCCCGACTGCGTGCCCTTCCGTGACCCGGCGGACTGCCCGCAGGCCCGGCTCACCGACAACGCCAACCAGCTGCTGCTGGTGAGCGGCCGGGCCGGGGAGCTCGTGGCCTGCGGGCAGGTGCGGCAGGGCGTGTGTGAGAAGCGGCGCCTTGACGATGTGGCCCAGGTGCTGTACCAGGCCGAGGACCCTGGCGACGGGCAGTTCGTGGCCGCCAACGCCCCGGGGGTGGCCACGGTGGGCCTGGTGGTGCCTACGCCAGGCCGGGACCTCCTGCTGGTGGCCAGAGGCCTGGCGGGCAAGCTGTCGGGAGGGGTGCCGCCCCTGACCGTGCGCCAGCTGGCCGGGCCGCAGCCCTTCTCCAGCGAGGGCCTGGGCCGCCTGGTGGTGGGCGACTTCTCGGACTACAACAACAGCTACGTGGGGGCCTTTGCCAACGCCCGCTCCGCCTACTTCGTCTTCCGCCGCCGGGGCGCGCGGGCGCAGGCCGAGTACCGCTCCTACGTGGCCCGGCTCTGTCTCGGGGATGCCAACCTTTACTCCTACGTGGAGGTGCCCCTCACCTGCCAGGGCCAGGGCCTCATCCAGGCTGCCTTCCTCGCCCCGACCACCTTGCTGGGGGCATTTGCCGCAGGCCCCAGCGGGGCGCAGGCGGCCCTGTGCGCCTTTCCCTTGGCTGAGCTGGACGGGAGCATGGACCGGGCCCGGCGCCTTTGCTACACGGCGGGTGGCCGGGGCCCCAGCGGCACGGAGGAGGCCTCCGTGGAGTACGGAGTCACGTCTCGCTGCGTCGCCCTGCCCCCC GACTCCCCCGAGTCATACCCCTGCGGTGACGAGCACACGCCCAGCCCCATTGCTGGCCGCCAGCCCCTGGAGGCCAGGCCGCTGCTGCAGCTCCGGCAGCCCATCAGCGCCGTGACAGGCCTCCAGGCAGATGGGCACACGATAGCTGTCCTGGGGGACACCCAGGGGCAGCTGCATAAG GTCTTTGTCAACGGCTCCCGAGGCCAGGTGTACCACTCCCAGCAAGTGGGGCTTCTGGGCTCAGCTATCAGCCCAGACCTGCTGGTGGACGGCAGGGGCAGCCACCTCTACGTCCTGACTGCCCAGCGG GTGGACCGGGTGCCCGTGGCAGCGTGCCCCCAGTTCCCTGACTGTGCCAGCTGCCTCCAGGCCCGGGACCCGCTGTGCGGCTGGTGCGTCCTCCAGGGCAG GTGTACCCGCAAGGGCCAATGCGACCGAGCAGCCCAGGCCAACCAGTGGCTGTGGAGCTACGAGGACAGCCACTGCCCGCATGTGCAGACCTTGCTGCCGGCCCACCGCCCGCGCCAGGAGCAGGGCGTG GTCACCTTGTCTGTCCCTCGGCTGCCCACCCTGGCCATGGATGAATACTTCCATTGCGCCTTTGGGGACTACGACAGTTTGGCTCACGTGGAAGGGCCCCACGTAGCCTGCATCACTCCTCCCCAAGATCAGCTGCCTCTTAACCCTCCAGGCACAG ACCACGTCACCTTGCCCCTGGCTTTGATGTTTGAAGACGTGGCCGTGGCCGCCACCAACTTCTCCTTCTACGACTGCAGCGCTGTCCAGGCCTTGGAGGCGGCCGCCCC gtGCCGCGCTTGTGTGGGCAGCCTCTGGCGGTGCCACTGGTGCCCACGGAGCAGCCGCTGTGTGTACGGGGAGCACTGCCCAGAGGGGGAGGTGACCGTCTACAGTGCCCAGGAG ACGGATGTCCAGGTGCGTGGCCCAGGGGCCTGTCCCCGGGTGGAGGGCCCAGCGGGTCCCCTCCTGGTGCCTGTCGGTTGGGAGAGCCGTTTGGCCCTGCGCGTGCGGAACCTTCAGCATTTCgga AGCCTGCCCGCCTCGTACCACTGCTGGCTGGAGCTGCCCGGAGAACTTCGAAGGCTGCCGGCCTCTCTGGAAGAGACGGCCGGGGACGCGGGCCTCATCTACTGCCAGGCCCAGCAG TTCTACCCCTCCACGGCCCAGCAGGAGCTCCCGGTGCCCATCTATATCACCCGGGGCAAGGGGCAACGGCTGGACAATGCCCACGCTCTTCATG TGACCCTGTACGACTGTGCCGTGGGCCACCCCGACTGCAGCCGCTGCCAGGCGGCCAACGGAAGCCTGGGCTGTCTGTGGTGCAGCCACGGGCAGCCCGCCTGTCGCTACGGTCCTCTATGCCCCCCCGGGGCCGTGGAGCCGCTGTGTCCCACGCCCAGCATCGACGCA ATCGAGCCCCTGACCGGGCCCCCCGAGGGCGGCTTGGCCCTCACCATCCGGGGCTCCAACCTGGGCCGGGACTTTGCTGAGGTGCGAGACGCCGTGAATGTGGCTGGCCGGCCCTGCAGCCCTGAGCCCTCCCTCTACCGCACCTCTGCCCG GATTGTGTGCGTGACATCCCCTGCCCCCAACGGCACCACAGGGCCAGTCCAAGTGGCCATTAAGAATCGGCCACCAGGCGTCTCAACCCAGCATTTCACCTACCAG GACCCCGTCCTGCTGAGCCTGAGCCCCCAGTGGGGCCCCCAGGCAGGGGGTACCCAGCTCACCATCCACGGGCAGCACCTGCAGACAGGAGGCAACGTCAGCGTCTTTGTGGGTGGACAACCCTGTCCTAT ccGGGAGCCGGTGTGTCCCGAGGCCATTGTGTGCCACACCACGTCCCAGGCCAGCCCAGGAGACGCTGTGGTTCGAGTGGTGTTTGGCCACGCCCAGCGCACGCTGCCCACCAGCCCGTTCCACTACACCGCCAACCCCCAGCTCGTGGCGGCAGAGCCCAGCGTCAGCTTCCGGGG GGGCGGGCGGCTGATCCGAGCCAGGGGCACGGGCCTGGACGCGGTGCGGCAGCCCCTGCTGTCCGTGTGGCTGGAGGCCCCGGCGGAGATGCAGGTCGCAGGGGCCCGGCCCCCGGCCTCAACCCCGACGAGGAGCTGCGGGGCCCCCGCTGCAGCCCCCCAGGCTTGTATCCAGCTCGAGGGAGGCCTGCTGCAG TGCTCCACCGTCTGTTCCGTCAACTCGTCCAGCCTCCTCCTGTGCCAGAGCCCTGCCGTGCCAGATGGGGCGCACCCGCAGCGGGTCTTTTTCACCCTAGACAACGTGCACGTAGACTTCGCCAGCGCCAGCGGGGGCCAGGACTTCCTGTACCAGCCCAACCCCCGCCTGGCCCCCCTCAGCCGCGAGGAGCCCTCCCGCCCCTACCGCCTCAAGCCGGGCAACGTCCTGGACGTGGAG GGCCAGGGCCTCAACCTGGGGATCAGCAAGGAGGAGGTGCGCGTGCACATCGGTGACGGCGAGTGCCTGGTGAAGACCCTCACGCTCACCCACCTCTACTGCGAGCCGCCGTCGCGGGCCCCCCAGCCGGCCAACGGCTCCAGTAGCCTGCCGCAGTTCGTG GTTCAGATGGGCAACGTGCGCCTGGCCCTGGGCCCCGTCCAGTACGAGACGGAGCCCCCTCTGTCCGCCTTCCCCGTGGAGGCCCAGGTGGGCCTGGGCATGGGCGCGGCGGTTCTCATCGCCGCTGTACTCCTCCTCACCCTCATGTACAG GCACAAGAGCAAGCAGGCCCTGCGGGACTATCAGAAGGTTCTGGTGCAGCTGGAGAACCTGGAGACTGGCGTGGGTGACCAGTGCCGCAAGGAGTtcacag ACCTGATGACCGAGATGACCGACCTCAGCAGCGACCTGGAGGCCAGCGGGATCCCCTTCCTGGACTACCACACGTATGCCGAGCGAGTCTTCTTCCCGGGGCGCGGCGGCTGCCCACCGCAGCCCGCACCCGAGGGGCCCGGCGAAGAGGGCCGCCGCGCCCCCGTGCGCCAGGGCCTGACGCAGCTCTCCAACCTGCTCAACAGCAAGCTCTTCCTCCTCACG ctcATCCACACCCTGGAGGAGCAGCCCGGCTTCTCCCAGCGGGACCGCTGCCACGTGGCTTCTCTGCTGTCTCTGGCGCTGCACGGCAAGCTTGAGTACCTGACTGACATCATGAGGACTCTGCTAAGTGACCTGGCCGCCCATTACGTGCACAAGAACCCCAAGCTCATGCTGCGCAG GACAGAGACCATGGTAGAGAAACTGCTTACCAACTGGCTGTCCATCTGTCTCTACGCCTTCCTGAAG GAGGTGGCCGGTGAGCCGCTGTACATGCTCCTCCGGGCCATCCAGTACCAGGTGGACAAGGGCCCCGTGGACGCCGTGACCGGCAAGGCAAAACGGACCCTGAACGACAGCCGCCTGCTTCGGGAGGATGTGGACTTCCGGCCCCTGACGCTGATGGTGTTGGTGGGCCCCAGGGCCGGCGGGGCCGCGGGGAGCGGTGCGGCACAGCGCGTGCCTGCCCGGGTGCTCGACACAGACACCATCACCCAGGTCAAAGAGAAGGTGTTGGACCAAGTCTACAAGGGCACCCCCTTCTCCCAAAGGCCCTCAGTGCACGCCCTAGACCTCG GCTTGGGGGACAGGCTGCAGGCTAATCGGCCTCCCCACGTGCCCCCAGAGTGGCGCTCGGGTCTCGCTGGTCATCTGACCCTGTCAGATGAGGACCTGACCTCGGTGACCCAGAACCACTGGAAGAGACTCAACACCCTACAGCACTACAAG GTCCCAGACGGAGCCACAGTGAGGCTCATCCCCCAGCTGCACAAGGGAGGCGCCGTCTCCCAGAGCCTGGCCCAGAGCTGCCCCTTGGGGGAGA ACACCCCCATGCTGGAGGATGGCGAGGAGGGCGGGGTCCACCTCTGGCACCTGGTGAAAGCCACCGAAGAGCCGGAAGGGGCTAAGGCCCGGCGCGGCAGCCTGAGGGAGCGAGAACGGGAGCGGGCGCGCGCGAAGGCAATTCCAGAAATCTACCTCACCCGCCTGCTCTCCATGAAG GGCACGCTGCAGAAGTTTGTGGACGACACGTTCCAGGCCATCCTCAGCGTGAACAGGCCCGTGCCCATAGCCGTCAAGTACCTGTTCGACTTCCTGGACGAGCTGGCAGAGAAGCATGGCATTGAGGACCCGGAGACCTTGCACATCTGGAAGACTAACAG CCTGCTGTTGCGATTCTGGGTGAACGCCCTGAAGAACCCACAGCTCATCTTTGACGTGCGCGTGTCAGACAACGTGGACGCCATCCTGGCGGTCATCGCCCAAACCTTCATCGACTCCTGCACTATCTCGGAGCATAAAGTGGGCCGG GCCCACCCCTACCCGGAGCAGGACTCCCCAGTGAACAAACTGCTGTATGCCCGGGAGATCCCTCGCTACAAGCAGATGGTGGAGAG ATACTACTCCGACATCCGCCAGAGCTCCCCGGCCAGCTATCAGGAGATGAACTCGGCTCTGGCCGAGCTCTCCGGG AACTACACATCAGCCCCCCACTGCCTGGAAGCTCTGCAAGAGCTCTACAACCACATCCACAGGTATTACGACCAG ATCATCGGTGCCCTGGAGGAGGATCCCGTGGGCCAGAAGATGCAGCTGGCCTGCCGCCTGCAGCAGGTAGCAGCCCTGGTGGAGAACAAAGTGACGGACCTGTGA